In Devosia beringensis, a single window of DNA contains:
- a CDS encoding ABC transporter ATP-binding protein, producing the protein MGSISLQHVKKSFGEVQIIPDITLDIEEGEFVVFVGPSGCGKSTLLRLIAGLEDTTSGTILLDGVDMTKAPPARRGLAMVFQSYALYPHMSVRDNIAFPLKMAKVPKDVIDQKVEYAARTLNLSSYLDRRPRALSGGQRQRVAIGRAIVREPKAFLFDEPLSNLDAALRVNMRLEITELHQQLKTTMIYVTHDQVEAMTMADRIVVLNAGRVEQFGSPLDLYKKPANRFVAGFIGSPRMNFVDGPEAAKYNAHSIGVRPEHFKLATQPTPDTWKGKVGVAEQLGSDTFLHVHVDGLGLMTIRTDGDQTFRHGDDVYLTPDPTRIYRFDAAGLAI; encoded by the coding sequence ATGGGCTCGATTTCCCTGCAACACGTCAAGAAGTCCTTCGGCGAAGTCCAGATCATTCCGGACATCACGCTCGATATCGAAGAGGGCGAGTTCGTCGTCTTTGTCGGTCCCTCCGGCTGCGGCAAGTCCACCCTGCTCCGCCTGATCGCCGGCCTTGAGGACACGACCAGCGGCACCATCCTGCTCGATGGCGTCGACATGACCAAGGCGCCGCCGGCGCGACGGGGCCTCGCCATGGTGTTCCAGAGCTACGCGCTCTATCCGCATATGAGCGTGCGCGACAATATCGCCTTCCCGCTCAAGATGGCCAAGGTGCCAAAGGACGTCATCGACCAGAAGGTCGAATACGCCGCCCGCACCCTCAACCTCTCCTCCTATCTCGATCGCCGTCCGCGCGCCCTGTCCGGCGGGCAGCGCCAGCGCGTCGCCATTGGCCGCGCCATCGTCCGCGAGCCCAAGGCCTTCCTGTTCGACGAGCCGCTGTCCAATCTGGATGCCGCTTTGCGCGTCAACATGCGCCTCGAGATTACCGAACTGCACCAGCAGCTCAAGACCACGATGATCTACGTCACCCATGACCAGGTCGAAGCCATGACCATGGCCGACCGCATCGTCGTGCTCAATGCCGGCCGCGTCGAACAGTTCGGCTCCCCGCTCGATCTCTACAAGAAGCCCGCCAACCGCTTCGTCGCCGGCTTTATCGGTTCCCCCCGCATGAACTTCGTCGATGGTCCCGAAGCCGCCAAGTACAATGCCCATTCCATCGGCGTGCGCCCCGAGCATTTCAAGCTCGCCACCCAGCCCACCCCCGACACTTGGAAGGGCAAGGTCGGCGTCGCCGAGCAGCTCGGTTCCGACACGTTCCTCCATGTCCATGTCGATGGTCTCGGCCTGATGACCATCCGCACCGATGGCGACCAGACCTTCCGCCACGGCGACGACGTCTATCTGACGCCCGACCCGACCCGCATCTATCGCTTCGACGCCGCCGGTCTGGCGATCTGA
- a CDS encoding mannitol dehydrogenase family protein, protein MTTKLSAAALASITTAAVPAYDRAALTPGIVHFGVGNFHRAHQAVYLDDLFAIGADHDWAIIGAGVRDADEAMRQQLLAQDWLTTVVEQEADASSARITGAMIDYLRPGDSAAVIARLADPATRIVSLTITEGGYYIDPASQQFDPAHPDIAYDAANMAAPSTAFGLILAGLLARRAAGTIPFTVMSCDNIPGNGHVTQNAVIGLANLVDPALAAWVEANVAFPNGMVDRITPATSDREKTLLADNFGIADNWPVFCEKFRQWVLEDNFPAGRPALEKVGVQFVDDVAPYEHMKIRILNGGHATIAYPAGLLDIHFVHEAMEHSLVAAFLTKVEQEEIIPVVPPVPDTDLGDYYALCQRRFANPKIGDTIRRLALDGSNRQPKFIIPSAFDRVQRQQSVNGLALVSALWCRYCYGTTDSGAVIEPNDPSWARLTAQAKLAKADPAAWLAMADIYGDLAKNPAFITAFSNALNTLWKIGTRATLERYLADKL, encoded by the coding sequence ATGACGACAAAACTCTCCGCTGCCGCGCTTGCTTCCATCACCACTGCCGCCGTGCCGGCCTATGACCGCGCCGCCTTGACGCCGGGCATCGTCCATTTCGGCGTCGGCAATTTTCACCGCGCCCACCAGGCCGTCTATCTCGATGATCTCTTCGCCATTGGCGCCGATCATGACTGGGCCATCATCGGCGCTGGCGTGCGCGATGCCGATGAAGCCATGCGCCAGCAGCTGCTGGCCCAGGACTGGCTGACCACCGTGGTCGAGCAGGAAGCCGATGCCAGCAGCGCCCGCATCACTGGCGCCATGATCGACTATCTCCGCCCCGGCGACAGCGCTGCGGTCATCGCCCGCCTCGCCGATCCGGCCACCCGCATCGTCTCGCTGACCATTACCGAGGGCGGCTACTATATCGACCCGGCCAGCCAGCAGTTCGATCCGGCCCATCCCGATATCGCCTATGACGCCGCCAATATGGCTGCCCCGAGCACCGCCTTCGGCCTGATCCTGGCCGGGCTCCTGGCCCGCCGCGCCGCCGGCACGATCCCCTTCACGGTGATGAGCTGCGACAACATTCCGGGCAATGGCCACGTCACCCAGAATGCGGTGATCGGGCTCGCTAATCTGGTCGATCCCGCTCTGGCCGCCTGGGTTGAGGCCAATGTCGCCTTTCCCAACGGCATGGTTGACCGCATCACACCGGCCACCTCCGACCGTGAAAAGACCCTGCTTGCCGACAATTTCGGCATCGCGGATAACTGGCCGGTCTTCTGCGAGAAGTTCCGGCAATGGGTGCTCGAGGACAATTTCCCGGCTGGCCGGCCCGCGCTGGAAAAGGTCGGCGTGCAGTTCGTTGATGATGTGGCACCCTACGAACACATGAAAATCCGTATCCTCAATGGCGGCCACGCCACCATCGCCTATCCCGCCGGCTTGCTCGACATTCACTTCGTGCACGAGGCGATGGAGCATTCGCTCGTCGCCGCTTTCCTGACCAAGGTCGAGCAGGAAGAAATTATCCCCGTCGTCCCGCCCGTGCCCGATACTGACCTTGGCGACTATTACGCGCTCTGCCAGCGCCGTTTCGCCAATCCCAAAATCGGCGATACCATAAGGCGGCTGGCCCTAGACGGGTCCAATCGGCAGCCCAAATTTATCATTCCGTCGGCCTTTGACCGGGTTCAACGTCAACAGTCTGTTAACGGATTGGCACTCGTGAGTGCCCTTTGGTGCCGCTATTGCTATGGCACCACGGACTCCGGCGCCGTCATCGAGCCCAACGATCCCAGCTGGGCTCGCCTCACCGCCCAGGCCAAGCTGGCCAAGGCCGATCCCGCCGCCTGGCTGGCCATGGCCGACATCTATGGCGACCTCGCCAAAAACCCGGCCTTCATCACCGCCTTCTCCAACGCCCTGAATACGCTCTGGAAAATCGGCACCAGGGCAACCCTCGAGCGCTATCTGGCCGACAAGCTCTAG
- a CDS encoding FGGY-family carbohydrate kinase has protein sequence MTQSLLVAVDVGTGSARAGVLTTQGLLLGRAEQPIAMHRPDANHAEHDSEQIWRAVCAAVREAMALAKALPEQVVGLGFDATCSLVVRDTRGQPLTVSTTGEDRWDTIVWLDHRALAEADECTRTGHEVLSYAGGVMSPEMEAPKLMWLKRRLPESWARAGMMFDLADFLSWKATGSLARSQSTLTCKWTYLAHKSPSWQADFLALVGLEDLLDKAALPEQASPVGANLGGLTAAAAAALGLTTACQVGAGLIDAHAGALGVLGAFAGDVDTIDRHLALIAGTSSCVMALSAEDRPTTGVWGPYFGAVLPGVWLNEGGQSATGALLDHIIRWHGAGGEPDAPMHAAIAARILQLRQVEGLALADRLHVLPDFHGNRSPLGDPFALGVISGLTLDSDFDSLCRLYWRTCVAIALGVRHILETLNTRGYAIDTLHVTGGHTKNAVLMALYADATGCTVVESAAKDATLLGMAMVAATAAGLYPSLDAACTAMQQGGHARAPDAAARPQFDKDYRIFLEMLRQRQVIDTMV, from the coding sequence TTGACGCAAAGCCTCCTGGTGGCAGTGGATGTGGGCACCGGCAGTGCCCGGGCCGGCGTGCTGACGACCCAGGGTCTCCTGCTGGGGCGCGCCGAGCAGCCCATCGCCATGCATCGCCCCGATGCCAACCACGCCGAGCACGACAGCGAACAGATCTGGCGTGCTGTCTGCGCCGCGGTCCGCGAGGCAATGGCTTTGGCGAAAGCACTGCCGGAACAAGTGGTTGGCCTCGGTTTTGATGCCACCTGCTCGCTCGTCGTCCGCGACACCCGGGGCCAGCCCTTGACCGTCTCGACCACGGGTGAGGACCGCTGGGACACAATTGTCTGGCTTGATCATCGGGCACTTGCGGAAGCCGACGAGTGTACCCGCACCGGCCATGAGGTCCTCAGCTATGCCGGCGGCGTCATGTCCCCGGAAATGGAAGCGCCCAAGCTGATGTGGCTCAAGCGCCGCCTGCCCGAGAGCTGGGCCCGCGCCGGCATGATGTTCGACCTGGCTGACTTTTTGTCCTGGAAAGCCACCGGCTCGCTGGCCCGCAGCCAGTCGACGCTGACCTGCAAATGGACCTATCTGGCGCATAAGAGCCCGAGCTGGCAGGCCGATTTTCTTGCCCTTGTCGGGCTGGAGGACCTGCTCGACAAAGCCGCGCTGCCGGAGCAAGCCAGCCCCGTCGGCGCCAATCTGGGCGGGCTCACCGCCGCGGCTGCCGCCGCACTGGGTCTCACCACCGCCTGCCAGGTCGGCGCCGGCCTGATCGACGCCCATGCCGGCGCGCTCGGCGTGCTAGGCGCCTTTGCCGGCGACGTCGATACCATCGATCGCCACCTGGCCCTCATCGCCGGTACCTCGAGCTGCGTCATGGCCCTCTCGGCCGAAGACCGCCCCACCACTGGCGTATGGGGTCCCTATTTCGGCGCCGTCCTGCCGGGCGTCTGGCTCAACGAGGGCGGCCAGTCCGCCACCGGCGCCCTGCTCGATCACATCATCCGCTGGCACGGCGCCGGTGGCGAACCCGACGCGCCCATGCACGCCGCCATCGCCGCCCGCATCCTGCAACTGCGCCAGGTCGAGGGTCTGGCTCTGGCCGACCGGCTGCACGTCCTGCCCGATTTCCACGGCAACCGCTCGCCCTTGGGCGACCCCTTCGCCTTGGGGGTGATTTCCGGCCTGACACTCGACAGCGATTTTGACTCGCTCTGCCGGCTCTACTGGCGCACCTGCGTCGCCATCGCCCTGGGCGTCCGCCATATCCTCGAAACCCTCAACACGCGCGGCTATGCCATCGATACGCTCCATGTCACCGGCGGCCACACCAAAAACGCCGTGCTGATGGCGCTCTATGCCGATGCCACCGGCTGCACCGTGGTGGAATCCGCCGCCAAGGACGCGACCCTGCTGGGCATGGCCATGGTCGCCGCCACGGCGGCCGGACTTTACCCGAGCCTCGACGCAGCCTGTACCGCCATGCAGCAGGGCGGCCATGCGCGTGCGCCCGATGCGGCTGCCCGCCCGCAATTCGACAAGGATTACCGCATCTTTCTCGAGATGCTGCGCCAGCGGCAGGTCATCGACACGATGGTCTGA